A genomic region of Trifolium pratense cultivar HEN17-A07 linkage group LG3, ARS_RC_1.1, whole genome shotgun sequence contains the following coding sequences:
- the LOC123916055 gene encoding uncharacterized protein LOC123916055 — translation MEGLLPLIFRAIRKNKSRRKYKCLSSGAALRYNDFYPQNDHDHGYGNYSYNEEPNYISRVDDDDDQYAKKIDFRRHDSVTEFSNGLYCSPKHRTRSVDSNGHMNYKARTGSRDYVPPVY, via the coding sequence ATGGAGGGTCTTTTGCCTTTAATTTTTAGAGCAATAAGGAAAAACAAAAGTCGTAGGAAATATAAATGTCTTTCATCAGGTGCTGCTCTACGTTACAACGATTTCTACCCTCAAAATGATCATGATCATGGCTATGGTAATTATAGTTACAATGAAGAACCAAATTATATTTCAAgggttgatgatgatgatgatcaatACGCAAAGAAAATCGATTTTCGAAGACATGATTCTGTTACCGAATTCTCTAATGGGTTATATTGTTCTCCTAAGCACAGAACACGTTCTGTTGATTCAAATGGACACATGAATTATAAAGCACGTACAGGTTCAAGAGATTATGTACCACCTGTATATTGA
- the LOC123916058 gene encoding uncharacterized protein LOC123916058, which produces MVQLCFVIDLRTLPPPLLVDLKQSLLQLANFYAISSSSSSARKSDTLSDKIGLCYAVKNRLTSSDELMIAYRPVGNFNLRDFHHAVNNLPSDAFLPDIDSISDVMISDVLSERVLYSWQGKDIERRVIVITSILPEDVNSVMQKSLSDAADKCVSVDFAVFQQKSSHLTDSRENINNFRRCISHLDNCSVQTYITDFRSFNGLVKRWLQVLKDDMDKPLQARLVFKDDLLDSVNHIFCNLLPSVNPIANGFSQCQTCRCHGIPLGDAEKKLNMFSCPVTGSNLETCDVNENSVRVGEKTILFLPSFHNSLKLLPIYSPINLIVTERINLASLDEGLIMGASFVMTPSPYYAIETNSDDTDQSDMNAKLFQGLSSVLHSMDQGLICSSNCDLETMTEAPYLCYYILQPSDNGSMLMRRLAGAEEVKQAPDNRLIESTVNKDVENSVQACLLKIDLTDYDPLLHERGFHKKLNVLVKESLQLGSILPKMDSAFSEVSSTRQPSLEVIGRAESATNVIVVDEETLSMDITDQDDRTMACITEEWKQLVVSEEPKLYSPSCMPKAKLDQSSVSPKNGNRQLDKETSRILERLEVPRPLKGKKASPVSNESCMKNITVPTKKPLIPFQPSQNTEQVIVGSQLIKPNFQRQKRKLR; this is translated from the exons ATGGTTCAGTTGTGTTTCGTTATTGATCTGCGAACCTTGCCACCGCCATTGCTAGTAGACTTGAAGCAG TCGTTACTTCAACTTGCTAATTTCTACGCCATTTCGAGTTCGTCTTCTTCTGCTCGCAAATCGGATACTCTCAGCGATAAGATCGGTTTGTGCTATGCTGTTAAGAATCGTTTAACTTCTTCCGACGAG TTGATGATTGCGTATCGTCCTGTTGGAAATTTCAATCTACGCGATTTCCACCACGCTGTTAACAACTTGCCATCTGATGCCTTTCTGCCTGATATCGATAGCATATCTg ATGTAATGATATCAGATGTTTTGAGCGAACGAGTATTGTATTCTTGGCAAGGTAAAGATATTGAGAGAAGAGTGATAGTAATAACTTCGATCTTGCCTGAAGATGTGAATTCTGTAATGCAAAAGAGCCTCTCG gATGCTGCAGATAAATGTGTTTCGGTTGATTTTGCTGTATTTCAGCAGAAGTCAAGCCATCTGACTGATTCGCGTGAAAACATTAACAATTTTCGTCGTTGCATTTCTCATCTTGATAATTGCTCAGTCCAGACCTATATCACAG ATTTCAGATCATTCAACGGCCTGGTTAAAAGATGGCTGCAGGTTTTGAAAGATGACATGGACAAACCCCTGCAAGCACGTCTCGTTTTCAAGGATGATCTTTTAGATTCTGTGAATCATATATTCTGCAACCTGCTTCCATCGGTCAATCCAATAGCCAACGGCTTCAGTCAATGTCAG ACATGCAGGTGCCATGGCATTCCTTTAGGGGATGCTGAAAAAAAACTCAACATGTTTTCCTGTCCGGTCACTGGCTCCAATCTGGAAACATGTGATGTTAATGAAAATTCTGTTCGTGTTGGGGAAAAAACTATTCTATTTCTTCCGTCATTCCATAATTCCCTGAAGCTCCTACCAATTTATTCACCAATCAACTTAATTGTTACTGAGAGGATAAACTTGGCATCTCTTGATGAAG GTCTAATAATGGGGGCTTCGTTTGTTATGACTCCATCCCCTTATTATGCGATCGAAACCAACTCCGATGATACTGATCAGTCAGACATGAATGCTAAAC TTTTTCAAGGCCTTTCCAGTGTTCTACATTCAATGGACCAGGGTTTGATATGTTCATCAAATTGTGATTTAGAAACAATGACAGAGGCTCCTTATCTTTGTTACTACATTCTGCAGCCATCAGATAATGGATCAATGCTTATGAGG CGCCTTGCAGGGGCAGAAGAAGTCAAACAAGCTCCTGACAATCGATTAATTGAATCAACGGTCAATAAGGATGTAGAGAACTCTGTTCAAGCTTGTTTGCTAAAG ATTGATCTAACAGACTATGATCCATTGTTACATGAAAGAGGCTTTCATAAAAAACTAAATGTGCTTGTCAAAGAAAGCCTACAATTGGG GTCAATACTTCCCAAAATGGACAGTGCATTTTCTGAAGTAAGCTCAACTCGACAACCTTCATTAGAGGTCATCGGGAGAGCAGAATCAGCAACTAACGTCATTGTTGTGGATGAGGAAACTTTGTCCATGGATATTACGGATCAAGACGACAGAACCATGGCCTGTATTACAGAAGAGTGGAAGCAATTGGTTGTAAGCGAAGAGCCCAAGTTGTACTCTCCATCTTGCATGCCCAAAGCCAAGTTGGATCAATCGAGTGTATCACCAAAAAATGGTAATAGACAGCTAGACAAGGAAACATCAAGGATTTTGGAGAGATTGGAGGTTCCAAGGCCATTGAAAGGAAAGAAAGCCTCTCCTGTTTCAAATGAAAGTTGTATGAAAAATATAACTGTGCCCACTAAGAAGCCTCTAATACCATTCCAGCCAAGCCAAAATACAGAACAAGTCATAGTCGGCAGCCAGTTAATTAAACCAAACTTTCAGAGGCAGAAAAGAAAACTAAGATGA
- the LOC123916057 gene encoding respiratory burst oxidase homolog protein C, with product MEGSSPDLHHHHESDIELIAPENSRKLSTTESKAGTDVSYNKEEDADYVEVTMDIQGDSVALHSVKTITESDMGEGDHEKLSLTGKRLETKKSFGASVVQNATNRIKQLKRMATFSRPEVKRLERTKSAVAHALTGLKFISLTDVGAGWCKVEKEFEKLTATTDGYLPRALFAKCIGLNEESKAYAEKLFDTLARQRGIQGGSINKIQFREFWDCISDQSFDTRLKIFFDMVDKDADGRINEEEIKDIICLSATANKLSNIQIQAEEYAALIMEELDPDDTGYILIGNLETLLLHGPEEPTRGDSKDLSKMLSIKLRPTIEENPIKRWYRDIKYFFQDNWQRSWVFALWIGVMFGLFAYKFVQYRRRAAYEVMGHCVCMAKGAAETLKLNMAIILLPVCRNTITWLRNRTKLGAFVPFDDGLNFHKMIAVAISIGVGIHAIYHLVCDFPRLLHANNEKYKLMKPFFGDKQPSNYWHFIKSWEGVTGILMVVLMTIAFTLANPRFRRNRTKLPKPFSKLTGFNAFWYSHHLFIIVYTLLIIHGTKLYLSKEWYKKTTWMYLAIPITIYALERLIRALRSSIKSVKILKVAVYPGNVLAINMSKPQGFSYKSGQYMLVNCAAVSPLEWHPFSITSAPNDDYLSVHIKILGDWTRGLKTKFSQACQPAINGQSGLLRAECLKGDNCPSAFPKVLIDGPYGAPAQDYREYEVVLLVGLGIGATPMISILKDMVNNFKAMEEEDGFAIEEGSPVTTNHKDTKFSDFKTRRAYFYWVTREQGSFDWFKGVMNEVAEEDRRGLIELHSYCTSVYEQGDARSALIAMVQSINHAKNGVDIVSGTRVKTHFAKPNWRTVYKRIALNHPAARVGVFYCGPSTLTHELHQLSLDFSHNTSTKYDFHKENF from the exons ATGGAAGGATCTTCTCCagatcttcatcatcatcatgaatCAGATATAGAACTCATTGCACCTGAAAACAGCAGAAAGTTAAGCACTACCGAGTCCAAAGCTGGCACAGATGTTAGTTATAACAAAGAAGAAGATGCAGACTATGTTGAAGTGACCATGGATATTCAAGGTGACTCTGTTGCCTTACACAGTGTGAAAACTATAACAGAAAGTGACATGGGAGAAGGAGATCATGAGAAACTGAGTTTGACTGGGAAGAGGTTGGAGACGAAAAAATCATTTGGTGCTTCAGTTGTTCAGAATGCTACCAATCGTATAAAGCAGCTGAAGCGAATGGCAACATTTTCGAGACCAGAAGTAAAACGGTTGGAAAGGACCAAGTCTGCAGTGGCTCATGCTCTCACTGGACTCAAGTTTATCAGCTTGACTGATGTTGGTGCAGGGTGGTGTAAAGTTGAAAAAGAGTTTGAGAAGCTTACTGCCACCACTGATGGATATCTTCCTCGTGCTCTCTTTGCTAAATGCATAG GATTGAATGAGGAGTCTAAGGCATATGCAGAGAAGCTTTTTGATACTCTTGCTCGACAGAGAGGTATTCAAGGGGGTTCTATTAACAAGATCCAGTTTAGGGAGTTCTGGGACTGTATTTCTGATCAGAGCTTCGATACAAGGCTCAAAATATTCTTTGACAT GGTTGACAAAGATGCAGATGGAAGAATCAACGAGGAAGAGATAAAAGAT ATTATATGCCTGAGCGCCACTGCCAACAAACTGTCAAACATCCAGATACAAGCCGAGGAATATGCGGCTTTGATCATGGAAGAACTAGATCCAGATGACACTGGATACATATTG ATAGGCAACCTAGAGACTCTCTTATTGCATGGACCAGAAGAACCTACAAGGGGAGACAGTAAGGACCTGAGCAAAATGTTGAGCATAAAACTTAGGCCTACAATTGAGGAAAATCCTATTAAGAGGTGGTATAGAGATATCAAGTACTTCTTCCAGGATAACTGGCAAAGATCTTGGGTATTTGCACTATGGATTGGTGTTATGTTTGGTCTATTTGCCTATAAATTTGTGCAATATAGGAGAAGAGCTGCATATGAAGTGATGGGGCATTGTGTGTGCATGGCAAAAGGTGCAGCtgaaacactaaaattgaacaTGGCTATTATCTTATTGCCTGTTTGCCGAAACACCATCACATGGCTCAGGAATAGGACCAAGCTAGGCGCTTTTGTTCCCTTTGATGATGGCCTCAACTTTCACAAG ATGATAGCTGTGGCAATATCAATTGGTGTTGGAATACATGCTATTTATCATCTTGTTTGTGATTTTCCTCGCCTTCTTCACGCAAACAATGAAAAGTACAAGCTGATGAAGCCTTTTTTCGGAGATAAACAACCATCGAATTACTGGCATTTTATCAAATCATGGGAAGGAGTAACAGGGATTCTAATGGTTGTGCTAATGACAATAGCCTTTACACTGGCCAATCCTAGGTTCAGGAGGAACCGCACCAAACTACCTAAACCTTTCAGCAAACTCACAGGTTTCAATGCCTTTTGGTATTCTCATCACCTCTTCATCATTGTCTACACCCTGTTGATTATCCATGGAACCAAACTTTACTTGAGTAAGGAATGGTATAAGAAAACG ACTTGGATGTATCTGGCTATTCCCATCACCATTTATGCATTGGAAAGGCTTATTAGAGCTCTTAGATCGAGCATCAAGTCTGTGAAAATATTGAAG GTGGCTGTTTATCCTGGAAATGTGTTGGCAATTAATATGTCAAAACCTCAAGGGTTTAGCTATAAGAGTGGACAATACATGCTTGTCAATTGTGCTGCGGTGTCTCCACTTGAATG GCATCCATTTTCTATAACTTCCGCCCCTAATGATGATTACCTTAGTGTTCACATTAAAATACTCGGTGATTGGACTCGAGGTCTGAAAACTAAATTCTCacag GCATGCCAGCCAGCCATCAATGGACAGAGTGGACTTCTAAGAGCAGAATGCTTGAAAGGAGATAACTGCCCAAG TGCTTTTCCTAAAGTTCTGATTGATGGTCCGTATGGAGCACCAGCACAAGACTACAGGGAGTATGAGGTGGTTTTACTTGTGGGGCTGGGAATAGGGGCCACCCCAATGATAAGTATACTAAAGGACATGGTCAATAATTTCAAGGCAATGGAAGAGGAAGATGGGTTCGCAATAGAGGAAGGATCACCGGTGACAACCAACCATAAAGACACTAAGTTCAGTGACTTCAAGACAAGGAGGGCATACTTCTATTGGGTGACAAGAGAACAAGGTTCCTTTGATTGGTTTAAAGGGGTTATGAATGAAGTAGCTGAGGAGGATAGAAGGGGATTGATTGAGCTACACAGCTACTGCACCAGCGTCTACGAACAGGGTGATGCTCGCTCTGCTCTTATTGCTATGGTGCAGTCTATTAACCATGCAAAGAATGGTGTGGACATTGTCTCTGGCACTCGTGTCAAGACTCACTTCGCCAAACCCAATTGGCGAACGGTCTACAAACGCATCGCTCTTAATCATCCGGCAGCACGAGTTG GAGTATTTTACTGTGGGCCATCTACCCTGACCCACGAGCTACATCAGTTATCATTGGATTTCTCACATAATACATCCACCAAATACGACTTTCATAAAGAAAATTTCTGA
- the LOC123916059 gene encoding uncharacterized protein LOC123916059: MDSDSNHKRPFQHNPSSISASVVFNHFEVPLFSATQNGAVSICKSMHLHADKPYLIGRKSRDCEFVFNDRRVSKRHCQIFFDGSLRKLYILSGVLSLTDSTVNSKFRLVHEFRKRVRFSRGSEGFPFLEASNGVFVNGVEIRKGMAVELYEGDRVSLVCGNLNGSCGIRNRIGFVVERIVLENCVGDDDDDDGEIDRLTFSGHSQSGKRSKRVFAVKANDTKFDGVVGRARFLVDRCRDILLSDDPLSCILRSDLDLQCGYKRAFRTGLVQKVVEDNGVDIVQSSSALLCESKGMDLEGNGGSFCPKENLEVDCVNVNAFADKNLNLVVSDYIEKDNVSSDGNNGQGENGCNFYPPPGKNFYLNRLEFMNHDLSGLDKSISLNELIHPIESMTRMFIATFTSDIPWFLTYCKIPLHLPVTIACQNTEKCWSSKPDERVSVPYHNYPNLVVVHPPFPETIAFGKDRKRHGIACHHPKLIVLQREDSIRVVITSANLVEKQWNSVTNTVWWQDFPRAILVDFASLFPKIYDDEIHRDSKCDFAAQLAGFMASLVIDVPSQAHWITQLTKYDFGGATGHLVASVPGVHLNRTSILSESYQSSSFLGSVVASVVGLSHLFRTVADSNGAGLKALAAVLGKSCNNAYGTFKIVLRRNHNVPADENAVSVLVPKSDQTSEGDYVQLGFLPRNVAKWVSPLWDAGFFAFSGYVFPKEALAAALGENCQKVQLILNVSEGHHFRDMSKMMQSEQIAAFCSLIASMQRHYGLWRLQEVLNKYRWPESLKSEIVYGASSIGSVNSKFLAAFSAAAGKKSLQHFDSEESDPEWGCWNAREELKNPSVKIIFPTIERVKNAYDGILPSRRILCFSERTWQRLKTLDVLHDAIPHSHERVGHPMHTKVVRRCFWSRRGAPSIGWVYCGSHNFSAAAWGRQISNPSGTKTDGPHKGDPSVNSALHICNYELGIIFTFPPKENNDFPKAKSTKLDDIILPFVVPAPKYGSQDRPATKLAMREAMTELAEREGEKQAEEEMMEEILEEEEEIEEINCVGEEKEEEKAYADILWSQVDSSHSQDSDAVAMAQST; encoded by the exons ATGGATTCAGATTCCAACCACAAGAGACCCTTCCAACATAATCCTTCTTCAATTTCAGCCTCCGTCGTTTTCAACCATTTCGAAGTTCCTCTCTTTTCCGCCACTCAAAACGGCGCCGTTTCGATCTGCAAATCTATGCATCTTCACGCCGACAAACCGTACTTGATTGGCCGGAAGTCTCGTGACTGTGAATTCGTATTCAACGACCGCCGTGTCAGTAAACGACACTGTCAGATCTTCTTCGACGGTTCGCTTCGTAAACTTTACATTCTGAGTGGGGTTTTATCACTCACTGATTCTACCGTTAATTCAAAATTTCGACTTGTTCATGAGTTTAGGAAAAGAGTGAGGTTTTCTCGCGGGAGTGAGGGTTTTCCGTTTCTTGAAGCTTCTAATGGTGTTTTTGTTAATGGTGTTGAAATTAGAAAGGGAATGGCGGTGGAATTATATGAAGGGGATAGGGTTTCGCTTGTTTGTGGAAATCTGAACGGTTCGTGTGGGATTCGGAATCGGATTGGGTTTGTTGTAGAGAGAATTGTTCTTGAAAATTGtgttggtgatgatgatgatgatgatggtgaaatTGATAGGTTAACATTTTCAGGGCATTCTCAAAGTGGGAAAAGGAGTAAGAGGGTTTTTGCGGTGAAGGCCAATGATACGAAATTTGATGGGGTTGTTGGGAGGGCAAGGTTTCTTGTAGATAGGTGTAGAGATATATTGCTCAGTGATGATCCTTTGTCTTGCATTTTACGGTCTGATTTGGATTTGCAATGTGGATATAAGCGTGCTTTTCGAACCGGGTTAGTGCAGAAGGTGGTGGAAGATAATGGTGTTGATATTGTGCAGTCAAGTTCTGCTTTACTTTGTGAAAGTAAAGGGATGGATTTGGAGGGAAATGGTGGAAGTTTTTGTCCAAAAGAGAATTTGGAAGTTGATTGTGTTAATGTTAATGCTTTTGCTGATAAGAATTTGAATTTGGTAGTGTCAGATTATATTGAGAAGGATAATGTTTCTTCTGATGGCAATAATGGGCAGGGTGAAAATGGATGCAATTTTTATCCACCTCCTGGAAAGAATTTTTATCTTAATCGCCTTGAATTTATGAACCATGACTTGTCGGGTCTTGATAAATCTATATCGCTCAATGAACTTATTCATCCTATTGAAAGCATGACGAGGATGTTTATTGCAACATTTACAAGTGACATACCATG GTTCTTGACATATTGCAAGATTCCTTTACATCTGCCAGTTACAATCGCCTGTCAGAATACCGAGAAATGTTGGAGTTCAAAGCCTGATGAAAGAGTATCTGTGCCTTACCATAATTATCCTAACCTAGTTGTAGT GCATCCTCCATTCCCTGAAACCATAGCATTTGGTAAAGACCGCAAGAGACATGGGATAGCTTGCCATCACCCAAAGTTGATTGTTCTGCAAAGAGAAGATAGTATTCGAGTTGTCATTACATCTGCTAATTTGGTGGAAAAGCAG TGGAACAGTGTGACTAACACTGTATGGTGGCAAGATTTCCCTCGTGCCATTTTGGTTGATTTTGCTTCACTTTTCCCAAAAATATATGATGATGAGATTCATAGAGACTCAAAATGTGATTTTGCTGCTCAATTGGCTGGGTTTATGGCATCACTTGTTATTGATGTACCTAGCCAGGCTCACTGGATTACTCAGCTCACAAAATATGACTTTGGCGGTGCAACAGGGCATCTTGTTGCTTCAGTACCTGGAGTTCACCTTAATAGAACTTCTATTCTGTCAGAATCCTATCAGTCCTCTTCT TTTCTTGGCTCAGTTGTGGCATCTGTAGTTGGTTTGAGCCATCTTTTCCGTACTGTGGCGGACTCAAACGGTGCAGGTCTAAAAGCACTGGCTGCTGTCCTTGGAAAGTCTTGTAATAATGCTTATGGGACGTTCAAGATTGTTTTAAGAAGAAATCACAATGTGCCTGCCGATGAAAATGCTGTTAGCGTTCTTGTTCCCAAGTCTGATCAAACTTCTGAGGGAG ATTATGTTCAACTTGGTTTTTTGCCTAGAAATGTAGCAAAATGGGTTTCTCCTCTTTGGGATGCTGGATTCTTTGCATTTTCTGGATATGTTTTTCCAAAAGAGGCCCTTGCAGCTGCTTTGGGAGAAAACTGCCAGAAAGTTCAACTGATACTGAATGTGTCAGAG GGGCATCATTTTCGAGATATGTCAAAGATGATGCAATCTGAACAAATTGCTGCTTTTTGCTCACTCATTGCTTCAATGCAAAGACATTATGGACTCTGGAGACTACAAGAG GTTCTGAATAAATATAGATGGCCTGAATCATTGAAGTCTGAAATTGTATATG GTGCTTCTTCCATTGGTTCTGTCAATTCAAAATTTCTTGCTGCATTTTCGGCTGCTGCTGGGAAGAAATCACTGCAACATTTTGATTCAGAAGAGTCTGATCCTGAA TGGGGCTGCTGGAATGCTAGGGAAGAATTGAAGAATCCTTCTGTTAAGATTATTTTCCCCACTATTGAAAGAGTGAAGAATGCTTATGATGGGATTTTACCTTCAAGACGTATTCTTTGTTTCTCAGAG AGAACATGGCAAAGGTTGAAGACGTTAGATGTACTTCATGATGCCATCCCTCACTCTCATGAAAGAGTAGGACATCCAATGCATACCAAG GTGGTACGCAGATGCTTCTGGTCTAGGAGGGGCGCACCTTCGATTGGTTGGGTATACTGTGGGTCTCATAATTTTAGTGCTGCTGCCTGGGGGCGACAAATTTCAAATCCATCTGGTACAAAAACAGACGGACCTCATAAAGGAGATCCATCTGTGAATTCAGCGCTTCATATTTGCAATTATGAACTTGGGATTATATTTACTTTTCctccaaaagaaaataatgattttCCTAAAGCTAAAAGCACAAAATTAGACGATATTATTCTGCCATTTGTTGTTCCTGCTCCAAAATATGGATCTCAAGATAGGCCAGCTACGAAGCTTGCTATGAGAGAGGCGATGACTGAACTTGCTGAACGAGAGGGTGAGAAACAAGCTGAAGAAGAAATGATGGAAGAGATTcttgaggaagaggaagaaatagaagaaattaATTGTGTTGGAGAGGAGAAGGAGGAAGAGAAGGCATATGCTGATATACTCTGGAGTCAGGTTGATTCTTCCCACTCCCAGGACAGTGACGCAGTAGCTATGGCGCAGTCAACATGA
- the LOC123916060 gene encoding protein FAR1-RELATED SEQUENCE 5-like, with the protein MEKDWKPKIGMVFYNIEEAWKFWVDYGGRLGFGVRKQYTHKKKDGSISSCRFVCCKEGLRKPDKRDYKTINPRPETRTNCRARIGLKHTGGQFIVYDFVEEHNHNVHLQETIHMLSYEQKVLEVQCHQIDLANDDGLQHRASLDLMSKEVEGSSDSGYTPPDQKHNIHKRRKMSLVNGEVGHLLQYFQRQLVENPTSYHAYQMDAEDRITNVFWADARMLIDYGYFGDVVSLDSTYCTDCPHIPLAVFSGFDHHRGTVIFGAALLYDETAESYKWLFEKFLEAHKQKMPQTFFTDQNQTIEKALAVVMPGTYNGLCTWHLMQNLDNLMKDKSDFIVDFKKCMYDYEDEEQFEEGWRTLLVKYDVKENTWLQRVYTIKEKWAACYMKKAFTLGMQSTQLSDNVNVEIKSFMNADLDIIKFFEHFEGVVEEKRYNELKSECEARQNISRLKYPYSGILQSVYGLYTPTIFDLFQHEYELFEACSVKSMNKNMNMQTPTIDFVIAMVRDLGEWQVSFDLDKTSISCSCRKFESFGILCCHCIKVFIHMDVKSVPARYILKRWTKLARSGALPNVGVSDVVEDVDLSPSQRYKKICPRLIRIAIEACRSKETFLFLSKVIDELDRQMLEFQNNQVSVTPSQFLSNIRDSM; encoded by the coding sequence ATGGAAAAAGATTGGAAGCCAAAGATTGGTATGGTTTTTTATAACATTGAAGAAGCTTGGAAGTTCTGGGTTGATTATGGTGGAAGACTTGGATTTGGAGTGAGGAAACAATATACACACAAGAAAAAAGATGGCTCAATCAGTTCTTGTAGGTTTGTTTGTTGCAAAGAAGGCTTACGGAAGCCAGACAAGCGAGATTATAAAACAATTAATCCAAGACCGGAGACTAGAACAAATTGTCGAGCAAGGATAGGACTTAAGCATACGGGTGGACAATTTATTGTGTATGATTTTGTAGAGGAACATAACCACAATGTACATCTACAAGAAACCATTCATATGTTGTCATATGAACAAAAAGTTTTAGAAGTTCAATGCCATCAAATTGATCTAGCAAATGATGACGGCCTACAACATAGGGCATCACTTGATTTAATGAGTAAAGAAGTGGAAGGTAGTAGTGACTCTGGATATACTCCCCCCGATCAAAAGCATAATATCCACAAAAGAAGGAAGATGAGTTTGGTAAATGGGGAAGTTGGGCATCTATTGCAATACTTTCAAAGACAATTGGTTGAAAATCCAACTTCATACCATGCCTATCAAATGGATGCTGAAGATCGAATCACCAATGTGTTTTGGGCAGATGCAAGGATGCTAATTGATTATGGGTattttggtgatgtggtttctCTTGATTCAACATACTGCACCGATTGTCCGCACATACCACTAGCAGTGTTTTCAGGATTTGACCATCATCGAGGAACGGTGATCTTTGGGGCTGCGTTATTATATGATGAAACAGCAGAGTCCTATAAGTGGCTCTTTGAGAAATTTCTAGAGGCACATAAGCAGAAAATGCCTCAAACATTTTTTACTGATCAAAACCAGACAATAGAAAAAGCATTAGCTGTTGTTATGCCTGGAACTTACAATGGCTTATGTACGTGGCACTTGATGCAGAACTTGGACAATTTAATGAAGGACAAGTCCGATTTTATTGTTGACTTTAAGAAGTGCATGTATGActatgaagatgaagaacagtTTGAAGAAGGTTGGAGAACCCTCCTTGTAAAGTATGATGTTAAGGAAAATACTTGGTTGCAAAGAGTGTACACTATAAAGGAGAAATGGGCAGCTTGTTATATGAAGAAAGCTTTTACATTAGGAATGCAAAGCACCCAACTTAGTGACAATGTGAATGTAGAAATTAAAAGTTTCATGAATGCAGACTTGGATATAATCAAGTTTTTCGAGCATTTTGAGGGTGTTGTAGAAGAAAAGCGATATAATGAACTGAAGTCTGAATGTGAAGCACGCCAAAATATTTCAAGACTCAAGTACCCTTATTCTGGTATCTTACAAAGCGTGTATGGGCTTTATACTCCCACTATTTTTGATCTATTTCAACACGAGTATGAGTTATTTGAAGCATGTTCCGTGAAGAGCATGAACAAAAATATGAACATGCAAACACCCACAATTGATTTTGTGATTGCCATGGTAAGGGATTTGGGAGAGTGGCAAGTGTCTTTTGATTTGGATAAGACTTCAATTAGTTGCTCTTGTCGTAAGTTTGAGAGCTTTGGTATACTTTGTTGTCATTGTATAAAGGTATTTATTCATATGGACGTCAAATCAGTGCCCGCACGTTATATCCTGAAAAGGTGGACAAAGTTAGCAAGAAGTGGGGCTTTACCTAATGTTGGTGTTAGTGACGTGGTAGAAGATGTAGATCTATCCCCATCGCAACGCTACAAAAAAATTTGTCCCCGCCTTATTAGGATAGCCATTGAAGCGTGTAGAAGTAAAGAAACATTCTTGTTCCTTAGCAAAGTTATTGATGAATTAGATAGGCAAATGTTGGAGTTTCAAAATAATCAAGTAAGTGTAACTCCAAGTCAGTTCCTTAGCAATATAAGAGATAGCATGTAG
- the LOC123916062 gene encoding VQ motif-containing protein 31: protein MMRMDKPPTHGTTTGDCKPLTTFVQTNTDGFREVVQRLTGPSEVTATKEDQATKAPPPMKRTPSKLHERRKCMKPKLEIVKPSFQYYKPGSASPSSKSRNSSIPSSPVSGSGSSSLLPSPTTPSTLFSRLTIVEDERKQELNDINIEEEEKAIKERRFYLHPSPRSKSGGFGEPELLVLFPLASPKASEEV, encoded by the coding sequence atGATGAGAATGGATAAGCCACCAACACATGGTACTACAACAGGTGATTGTAAACCATTAACAACATTTGTTCAAACCAACACAGATGGATTTAGGGAAGTAGTGCAAAGGTTAACAGGTCCCTCCGAAGTCACAGCAACAAAAGAAGACCAAGCAACAAAGGCACCACCTCCTATGAAGAGAACACCATCAAAACTTCATGAAAGAAGAAAATGCATGAAACCAAAACTTGAGATAGTTAAACCAAgttttcaatattataaaccAGGAAGTGCATCACCTTCTTCTAAGTCAAGAAATTCTAGCATTCCTTCAAGTCCTGTATCAGGAAGTGGAAGTTCTAGTCTTCTTCCAAGTCCTACCACTCCTTCAACATTGTTCTCTCGGTTAACTATTGTGGAAGACGAAAGGAAACAAGAGTTAAATGATATTAAcattgaagaagaagagaaagctATCAAAGAGAGAAGGTTTTATTTGCATCCGTCGCCGAGGTCTAAATCAGGCGGTTTCGGGGAACCGGAGTTACTTGTTTTGTTTCCCCTGGCATCTCCTAAGGCAAGTGAGGAAGTATAA